The following are from one region of the Takifugu rubripes chromosome 16, fTakRub1.2, whole genome shotgun sequence genome:
- the gtf3c2 gene encoding general transcription factor 3C polypeptide 2 has translation MDGPTTPPSDSGQGQGKRPEEVAELMTSPTARQRKKNSKYLDYETEQDKPQGQKTPPRSEGERRRGRGRGRGRGRGRGRGRSSSSSKIPLQLQSAEGHLDGNAKTAQDSAGNISEETPRKVGRPRKTPGRKPVAGKMVNPDGLPAEGGGDGNPPQQENGTPKRKYVRRHPTQVMEPDSLVPEAQTEPEEEMQPAGRSRRSAAKAALKYLRDLAKEVFCHHSEEPGSEPAADEDGSCPGAGAEPKSVKGRKGRKGAKRKRTDSDSDPAEDVDFIPDAEEEEEEELEHMEDDDNAEDLDSRTIGKSQTPNSNRAFPFGYLKSSNGLSSNIMKTMWDAIETTKKFRAEHHGSWVFPTWRPSIHHWVPVPQSDLERYLPQELHSAAFKVSRSGLKQDEPLQRLGRFTSAPPHPDRWDMSLFAGGPVWAVEWCPTPDTAQATQYIALACHQGMDDQHFVNKVYTEAGLVQLWDVGSLTFNSSPSSQPTLAYGLAQDKGFIWDLKWCPAGAWEPPNSGAKAPFMPRLGLLAVATSTGVVTIYSLPHPEALRSSQREANGSMDAGSRPMPVYKTDAVLTLKLGSFKDPRLDRSGQVLSMAWLPVKPHNIMAVGFYDGVVGLWDLTSKSTLLRVQEADKSLSLLPYRCILAHDHAVRALAFCPASRHLLVTAGEDRFVKTWDLRRLFNPITAFKRCLTNEIYWPLNAPGVMMAQDNVYTAISSHGVHYIDLNLRTYFAVPRTGTMWSISYTDWLNSVLTSDSLGEVILAVLPQICHTPQYIKRTLERRFPVYFTSLVPHDANNDEMGVGEEDEGAAAEQRGGEVEADGGSHGSGSSPAAAGKDSVPQIQTYKEAARKYYLQLSDNNVGNFTGGERCALWKRMKNTETKAKNNLDESPLGALHKVRFSPNFCCHTWVVSGGRAGLVRLHCLRGMFSTPLNMTPENEAHFHALYSFKEPEAGNC, from the exons ATGGATGGGCCCACAACTCCCCCCTCTGACTCTGGTCAAG GTCAGGGGAAGCGACCAGAAGAGGTTGCTGAATTAATGACCAGCCCCACAGCAAGACAGCGTAAGAAAAATTCTAAATATTTGGACTATGAGACTGAACAAGACAAACCACAGGGCCAAAAAACACCTCCAAGGAGTGaaggagaaagaaggagaggaagggggagaggaagaggccgaGGAAGAGGCCGAGGTCGAGGAAGATCGTCCTCTTCCTCTAAGATTCCACTGCAGTTGCAGTCTGCAGAAGGTCATCTAGATGGAAATGCAAAAACGGCTCAAGATTCTGCTGGAAACATCTCGGAGGAAACTCCTAGAAAGGTAGGAAGGCCGAGAAAGACACCCGGTCGAAAACCTGTAGCCGGAAAGATGGTCAACCCTGATGGGCTCCCAGCTGAGGGAGGTGGGGATGGAAATCCTCCACAGCAGGAAAATGGAACACCGAAGAGGAAGTACGTGAGGAGGCATCCGACACAGGTAATGGAACCAGACTCACTGGTTCCAGAGGCTCAGACAGAACCCGAGGAGGAGATGCAACCTGCAGGACGCAGCAGGAGAAGCGCAGCTAAAGC GGCTTTGAAGTACCTCCGTGATTTGGCTAAAGAAGTATTCTGCCACCACTCCGAGGAACCCGGCTCAGAGCCAGCAGCTGATGAGGACGGCAGCTGCCCAGGAGCCGGCGCAGAGCCAAAGAGCGTGAAAGGGAGAAAAG GCCGTAAAGGTGCGAAGCGGAAGCGCACCGATTCCGATAGTGACCCGGCAGAAGACGTGGACTTTATTCCTGatgctgaagaagaagaggaggaggaattggAGCACATGGAAGATGATGACAACGCAGAGGACTTGGATTCAAGGACAATTGGAAAAAGTCAAACCCCCAACAGCAACAGGGCATTT cctttTGGCTATTTAAAATCCTCCAATGGGCTCTCCTCCAACATCATGAAAACCATGTGGGATGCCATCGAGACCACCAAGAAGTT CCGAGCGGAGCACCACGGCAGCTGGGTATTTCCCACGTGGCGCCCCTCCATCCACCACTGGGTTCCAGTACCACAGAG tgaTCTGGAGAGATATCTGCCTCAGGAACTTCACTCAGCTGCTTTTAAAGTGTCCAGATCTGGCCTGAAGCAGGACGAGCCTCTGCAAAGACTCGGCAG GTTCACCTCAGCCCCCCCTCACCCGGATCGCTGGGACATGTCCCTGTTTGCAGGTGGACCCGTCTGGGCCGTGGAGTGGTGTCCCACGCCTGACACAGCCCAGGCGACCCAGTACATCGCTCTGGCCTGCCATCAAGGCATGGATGACCAGCACTTTGTCAACAAAGTGTACACAGAAGCTGGACTGGTTCAGCTGTGGGATGTGGGCAGTCTGACGTTCAACAGCAG TCCGAGCTCCCAGCCCACCTTGGCCTACGGTCTGGCCCAGGACAAAGGCTTCATCTGGGATCTGAAATGGTGTCCTGCGGGGGCCTGGGAGCCCCCCAACTCTGGCGCAAAG GCTCCTTTCATGCCCAGACTGGGTCTTCTGGCAGTGGCCACCTCCACTGGTGTGGTCACCATTTACAGCCTGCCCCACCCCGAAGCTCTGCGCTCCAGCCAGAGGGAAGCTAACGGCAGCATGGATGCAG GCAGCCGGCCGATGCCCGTATACAAG ACCGACGCCGTGTTGACGCTGAAGCTGGGCTCCTTTAAAGACCCTCGCCTCGACAGGAGCGGGCAGGTTCTGTCCATGGCCTGGCTGCCTGTCAAACCTCACAATATCATGGCGGTGGGATTCTATGATG GTGTGGTTGGACTGTGGGATCTGACCTCCAAATCTACGCTTTTGCGAGTGCAAGAGGCGGACAAGTCACTCTCCCTGCTGCCGTACCGATGCATCCTGGCACACGACCACGCTGTCCGAGCGCTGGCCTTCTGCCCCGCCTCCAG GCACCTGTTGGTGACAGCAGGAGAGGACCGCTTCGTGAAGACGTGGGATTTGAGGAGGCTGTTTAACCCCATCACTGCCTTTAAACGCTGCCTGACCAATGAAATCTACTGGCCGCTGAACGCGCCGGGCGTCATGATGGCTCAGGACAACGTCTACACGGC GATCTCTTCACACGGAGTCCATTATATTGACTTGAACCTTCGCACCTACTTCGCAGTACCAAGAACGGGGACCATGTGG TCCATATCCTACACCGACTGGCTGAACAGCGTGCTGACATCAGACAGCCTGGGCGAGGTCATCCTGGCTGTCTTACCTCAGATATGCCACACACCTCAGTACATTAAACGCACACTGGAGAGACGTTTT CCCGTCTACTTCACATCGCTGGTGCCTCATGATGCAAATAACGACGAGAtgggagtgggggaggaggatgaaggtgcTGCCgcagaacagagaggaggagaggtggaagcGGACGGAGGGAGTCATGGAAGTGGAagcagtccagcagcagctgggaagGATTCTGTCCCGCAGATCCAGACCTACAAAGAAGCAGCGAGGAAGTACTACCTGCAGCTGTCCGACAACAACGTG GGGAACTTCACAGGAGGGGAGAGATGTGCGCTGTGGAAACGCATGAAAAACACGGAGACAAAGGCCAAGAATAACCTGGACGAGTCCCCTCTGGGCGCACTTcacaag GTTCGTTTCAGTCCCAACTTTTGCTGCCACACCTGGGTGGTGTCGGGGGGCCGGGCGGGGCTCGTCAGGCTCCACTGTCTCAGGGGGATGTTCAGCACTCCACTTAACATGACACCTGAGAACGAGGCTCACTTCCACGCTCTCTACTCGTTTAAGGAGCCGGAGGCGGGAAACTGCTGA
- the LOC101074422 gene encoding zinc finger protein 512-like isoform X2 codes for MAPPTPRLSPRLRAKNVWTQGPETSKKQHLPQGKNCNIRKDRRNPVATGGDQTQDQMWNSGRDRVGHFPPDQTWIPGRSQEQDGVETVWVVCQEQGPVEDWVSDGDEGHNQAWGADRDPAGGQGSSGTEQVWGSGQNQDQTWSETSRDREHIWRPELNMKKVQRGSVELSPPPDSSWPPGVRQPRLHGAGVCEGSTLHRSDEQKPPVSSIKKDPPTYPAGSEEERWQIQIVAKGRVSCPKCKSVSRKTVEGLKKHMENCRQQPFTCQHCGKQLKSSTGMKYHIMADHSHLPLSNDAKDLDDRVIKEKLRKILKRLGKLKCSKEGCNAAFSSIMGYVYHMRKCGKQESELEKLLLNCSHCGKPYKSKAGLEYHLRSEHAPMPLKSDEDEAQNAQSEANPERTASGRVQRASAQVANFHLAEIANNELPKDWPKRKFQSDLVPDDKKLKYARPGLPAFSQDVLRKWKNEVKLRRKVKCPNQGCCSTYTSVSGLKAHLGLCTKGEFEAGKYRCLICNKEFNSESGVKYHINSIHSEDWFVTNKKAFKKFEKFLKNQSRDFVHNVAKQGLDRYHHSHLQHHHCPHHQQLQQPLQPLHHLQHQTQYLHQDQQNPPPLVDAQPQQQLLHYIQLEPPPGSVWVEMNQKEEELVPEYDPEQMEKAEEDPGATLEERREVEEAEEKSKDAFRFIDGGSAGQSEAATDQPVET; via the exons ATGGCTCCACCTACTCCGCGGCTCTCTCCAAGACTGAGGGCAAAAAATGTGTGGACTCAGGGTCCAGAGACAAGCAAAAAGCAGCACCTGCCTCAGGGTAAGAACTGTAACATCAGGAAGGACAGGAGGAACCCCGTGGCCACAGGTGGAGATCAAACCCAGGACCAGATGTGGAACTCCGGCAGGGACCGGGTAGGTCACTTCCCTCCAGACCAGACATGGATTCCTGGCAGGAGCCAAGAACAAGACGGAGTGGAAACAGTATGGGTGGTGTGTCAGGAACAAGGTCCTGTGGAGGACTGGGTATCTGATGGAGACGAAGGCCACAATCAGGCTTGGGGTGCAGACAGAGATCCAGCAGGGGGTCAGGGCTCCTCGGGGACAGAGCAGGTCTGGGGATCCGGTCAAAACCAGGACCAAACCTGGAGTGAGACCAGCAGAGACCGAGAGCACATATGGAGACCTG AGTTGAACATGAAGAAAGTCCAGAGAGGATCTGTGGAGCTGAGCCCCCCTCCTGACTCCTCTTGGCCTCCAGGGGTCAGACAACCTC GTTTGCATGGAGCCGGTGTTTGTGAAGGGTCCACACTGCATCGGAGCGATGAGCAGAAACCCCCCGTCAGCTCCATCAAAAAGGATCCTCCTACCTACCCTGCAG GAAGTGAGGAGGAGCGCTGGCAAATCCAGATTGTGGCCAAAGGCAGAGTCAGTTGTCCAAAGTGTAAAAGTGTGAGCAGGAAGACGGTTGAAGGTCTGAAGAAGCACATGGAGAactgcagacag CAACCTTTTACCTGCCAGCACTGTGGGAAGCAGCTGAAGtcgtccacagggatgaagtaTCACATCATGGCCGACCACAGCCACCTG CCCTTGTCAAATGACGCCAAGGACCTGGACGATCGTGTGATCAAAGAGAAACTACGCAAAATCCTGAAGAGACTCGGAAAGTTAAAATGCTCCAAAGAG GGCTGCAACGCGGCATTCAGCAGCATCATGGGATACGTGTACCACATGAGGAAGTGTGGGAAGCAGGAGtctgagctggagaagctgctgctcaactgCTCCCACTGTGGGAAACCCTACAAGTCCAAAGCGGGTCTGGAGTATCACCTGAGATCGGAGCACGCTCCT ATGCCGCTGAAGAGCGATGAAGATGAGGCCCAGAATGCTCAGAGTGAGGCCAACCCGGAGAGGACGGCCAGTGGTCGGGTGCAGCGAGCCTCGGCCCAGGTGGCCAACTTTCACCTGGCTGAGATCGCCAACAATGAGCTGCCCAAAGACTGGCCCAAGAGGAAGTTTCAGTCGGACCTGGTGCCTGATGATAAAAAG TTGAAGTACGCCCGGCCGGGCCTGCCCGCCTTCAGCCAAGATGTGCTGAGGAAGTGGAAGAATGAGGTGAAGCTGCGGAGGAAGGTCAAATGTCCCAACCAG GGTTGTTGCTCCACCTACACCAGTGTGTCGGGGCTGAAGGCTCATCTGGGACTGTGTACGAAG GGTGAATTTGAGGCAGGAAAGTACAGGTGTCTGATCTGCAATAAAGAGTTCAACTCTGAAAGTGGAGTCAAATACCACATCAACTCTATCCACTCGGAG GACTGGTTTGTGACGAACAAAAAAGCCTTCAAGAAGTTTGAGAAGTTCCTTAAGAACCAGTCCAGGGATTTTGTGCATAATGTGGCCAAGCAGGGGTTGGACCGGTACCACCACAGTCACCTTCAGCATCACCACTGTCcccaccatcagcagctccagcaacCCCTGCAGCCGCTGCATCACCTCCAGCACCAGACCCAGTATCTCCATCAGGATCAGCAGAACCCCCCTCCATTGGTGGACGcccagccccagcagcagctgctccactaCATCCAGCTAGAGCCTCCACCTGGATCCGTGTGGGTGGAAATGAACCAGAAAGAAGAAGAGCTGGTGCCTGAGTACGACCCAGAGCAGATGGAGAAGGCTGAGGAAGACCCTGGAGCGAcactggaggagaggagggaggtggaggaggctgaggaaaaGAGCAAGGATGCATTTCGCTTCATCGACGGTGGTTCAGCGGGTCAATCGGAGGCAGCGACAGATCAACCAGTGGAAACCTGA
- the slc30a2 gene encoding zinc transporter 2 isoform X2, whose amino-acid sequence MERPGGTHCHGPGALVREDRGDKHLAKKKLYMASAVCLVFMIGEVIGGYLAHSLAIMTDAAHLLTDFGSMMVSLFSLWISSRPPTKSMTFGWHRSEILGAFISVMSIWIVTGVLVYLAIQRIVHNDYEINGHVMLITSGCAVIVNIIMAYILHHSTTFSAQGTGYHQMDESGLSPVAHGHSHMLGSHDNASVRAAFVHVVGDLLQSVGVMVAALIIYFRPEYKVADPICTFLFSVFVLCTTVTILRDVFRILMEGSPKGIEFNSVKEVLLSVQKVKSIHCLRLWSLSVSQALVSVHLAIEEGADAQWVLQEATDLLNTKFGFYSVTIQVELYSEDMRHCCQCKDPSE is encoded by the exons ATGGAGCGACCGGGAGGCACCCACTGTCACGGTCCCGGAGCTTTGGTGCgtgaggacagaggggacaaGCATCTGGCCAAGAAGAAACTCTACATGGCTTCAGCCGTCTGCCTGGTCTTCATGATCGGTGAAGTCATCG GGGGCTACCTGGCCCACAGCCTGGCTATCATGACCGATGCAGCTCACCTGCTGACGGACTTTGGCAGCATGATGGTGAGCTTGTTCTCCCTGTGGATCTCCTCTAGGCCTCCCACCAAGTCCATGACGTTTGGCTGGCACAGATCAG AAATCCTGGGGGCGTTCATCTCCGTCATGTCCATCTGGATCGTCACGGGTGTTCTGGTCTATTTAGCCATCCAGAGGATCGTCCACAATGACTACGAAATCAACGGCCACGTGATGTTAATCACCTCCGGCTGCGCCGTCATCGTGAACATAAT CATGGCCTACATCCTCCATCACTCCACCACCTTCAGCGCCCAGGGCACTGGCTACCACCAGATGGACGAGAGCGGCCTGAGTCCCGTCGCTCACGGCCACTCCCACATGCTCGGTAGCCATGACAACGCCAGCGTGCGCGCCGCCTTCGTTCACGTGGTGGGAGACCTGCTGCAGAGCGTCGGCGTCATGGTCGCCGCGTTAATCATCTACTTCCGG CCAGAATATAAAGTGGCCGACCCCATCTGTACCTTCCTCTTCTCGGTCTTTGTCCTCTGCACCACCGTCACCATCCTCAGAGATGTTTTCCGGATCCTGATGGAAG gttcTCCTAAAGGAATAGAATTTAACTCGGTGAAGGAGGTGCTGCTCTCCGTCCAGAAGGTCAAGTCAATCCACTGTCTGCGTCTTTGGTCCCTGTCTGTGAGCCAGGCACTGGTCTCAGTGCACCTGGCTATAG AGGAGGGCGCCGATGCCCAGTGGGTGCTGCAGGAAGCTACCGATCTGCTCAACACCAAATTTGGGTTCTACAGTGTTACCATCCAAGTGGAGCTCTACTCGGAGGACATGAGGCACTGCTGCCAGTGCAAAGACCCCAGTGAGTGA
- the LOC101074422 gene encoding zinc finger protein 512-like isoform X1: MDPSHSGEDMSPLYVLRKKKCVKSQSKSGEPCPASKRMPQRTCELNSVGLVKNDEPQSHEPLKMKRPYGKKRFNDLATEAVDHPTSSCSVKSSGGLSNGTDPGSMAPPTPRLSPRLRAKNVWTQGPETSKKQHLPQGKNCNIRKDRRNPVATGGDQTQDQMWNSGRDRVGHFPPDQTWIPGRSQEQDGVETVWVVCQEQGPVEDWVSDGDEGHNQAWGADRDPAGGQGSSGTEQVWGSGQNQDQTWSETSRDREHIWRPELNMKKVQRGSVELSPPPDSSWPPGVRQPRLHGAGVCEGSTLHRSDEQKPPVSSIKKDPPTYPAGSEEERWQIQIVAKGRVSCPKCKSVSRKTVEGLKKHMENCRQQPFTCQHCGKQLKSSTGMKYHIMADHSHLPLSNDAKDLDDRVIKEKLRKILKRLGKLKCSKEGCNAAFSSIMGYVYHMRKCGKQESELEKLLLNCSHCGKPYKSKAGLEYHLRSEHAPMPLKSDEDEAQNAQSEANPERTASGRVQRASAQVANFHLAEIANNELPKDWPKRKFQSDLVPDDKKLKYARPGLPAFSQDVLRKWKNEVKLRRKVKCPNQGCCSTYTSVSGLKAHLGLCTKGEFEAGKYRCLICNKEFNSESGVKYHINSIHSEDWFVTNKKAFKKFEKFLKNQSRDFVHNVAKQGLDRYHHSHLQHHHCPHHQQLQQPLQPLHHLQHQTQYLHQDQQNPPPLVDAQPQQQLLHYIQLEPPPGSVWVEMNQKEEELVPEYDPEQMEKAEEDPGATLEERREVEEAEEKSKDAFRFIDGGSAGQSEAATDQPVET; this comes from the exons ATGGACCCTTCTCACAGCGGGGAGGATATGTCACCATTATATGTGCTCAGAAAGAAGAAATGTGTCAAGTCACAATCTAAAAGTGGTGAACCGTGTCCAG cttctaaaCGGAtgccacagagaacctgtgaaCTGAATTCAGTTGGATTAGTCAAA AATGATGAGCCTCAATCCCACGAGCCTCTAAAGATGAAAAGACCTTACGGCAAAAAAAG GTTCAACGATCTTGCCACAGAAGCAGTAGATCaccccaccagcagctgctcggTGAAGTCATCAGGAGGACTTTCTAATGGGACTGACCCTGGGTCAATGGCTCCACCTACTCCGCGGCTCTCTCCAAGACTGAGGGCAAAAAATGTGTGGACTCAGGGTCCAGAGACAAGCAAAAAGCAGCACCTGCCTCAGGGTAAGAACTGTAACATCAGGAAGGACAGGAGGAACCCCGTGGCCACAGGTGGAGATCAAACCCAGGACCAGATGTGGAACTCCGGCAGGGACCGGGTAGGTCACTTCCCTCCAGACCAGACATGGATTCCTGGCAGGAGCCAAGAACAAGACGGAGTGGAAACAGTATGGGTGGTGTGTCAGGAACAAGGTCCTGTGGAGGACTGGGTATCTGATGGAGACGAAGGCCACAATCAGGCTTGGGGTGCAGACAGAGATCCAGCAGGGGGTCAGGGCTCCTCGGGGACAGAGCAGGTCTGGGGATCCGGTCAAAACCAGGACCAAACCTGGAGTGAGACCAGCAGAGACCGAGAGCACATATGGAGACCTG AGTTGAACATGAAGAAAGTCCAGAGAGGATCTGTGGAGCTGAGCCCCCCTCCTGACTCCTCTTGGCCTCCAGGGGTCAGACAACCTC GTTTGCATGGAGCCGGTGTTTGTGAAGGGTCCACACTGCATCGGAGCGATGAGCAGAAACCCCCCGTCAGCTCCATCAAAAAGGATCCTCCTACCTACCCTGCAG GAAGTGAGGAGGAGCGCTGGCAAATCCAGATTGTGGCCAAAGGCAGAGTCAGTTGTCCAAAGTGTAAAAGTGTGAGCAGGAAGACGGTTGAAGGTCTGAAGAAGCACATGGAGAactgcagacag CAACCTTTTACCTGCCAGCACTGTGGGAAGCAGCTGAAGtcgtccacagggatgaagtaTCACATCATGGCCGACCACAGCCACCTG CCCTTGTCAAATGACGCCAAGGACCTGGACGATCGTGTGATCAAAGAGAAACTACGCAAAATCCTGAAGAGACTCGGAAAGTTAAAATGCTCCAAAGAG GGCTGCAACGCGGCATTCAGCAGCATCATGGGATACGTGTACCACATGAGGAAGTGTGGGAAGCAGGAGtctgagctggagaagctgctgctcaactgCTCCCACTGTGGGAAACCCTACAAGTCCAAAGCGGGTCTGGAGTATCACCTGAGATCGGAGCACGCTCCT ATGCCGCTGAAGAGCGATGAAGATGAGGCCCAGAATGCTCAGAGTGAGGCCAACCCGGAGAGGACGGCCAGTGGTCGGGTGCAGCGAGCCTCGGCCCAGGTGGCCAACTTTCACCTGGCTGAGATCGCCAACAATGAGCTGCCCAAAGACTGGCCCAAGAGGAAGTTTCAGTCGGACCTGGTGCCTGATGATAAAAAG TTGAAGTACGCCCGGCCGGGCCTGCCCGCCTTCAGCCAAGATGTGCTGAGGAAGTGGAAGAATGAGGTGAAGCTGCGGAGGAAGGTCAAATGTCCCAACCAG GGTTGTTGCTCCACCTACACCAGTGTGTCGGGGCTGAAGGCTCATCTGGGACTGTGTACGAAG GGTGAATTTGAGGCAGGAAAGTACAGGTGTCTGATCTGCAATAAAGAGTTCAACTCTGAAAGTGGAGTCAAATACCACATCAACTCTATCCACTCGGAG GACTGGTTTGTGACGAACAAAAAAGCCTTCAAGAAGTTTGAGAAGTTCCTTAAGAACCAGTCCAGGGATTTTGTGCATAATGTGGCCAAGCAGGGGTTGGACCGGTACCACCACAGTCACCTTCAGCATCACCACTGTCcccaccatcagcagctccagcaacCCCTGCAGCCGCTGCATCACCTCCAGCACCAGACCCAGTATCTCCATCAGGATCAGCAGAACCCCCCTCCATTGGTGGACGcccagccccagcagcagctgctccactaCATCCAGCTAGAGCCTCCACCTGGATCCGTGTGGGTGGAAATGAACCAGAAAGAAGAAGAGCTGGTGCCTGAGTACGACCCAGAGCAGATGGAGAAGGCTGAGGAAGACCCTGGAGCGAcactggaggagaggagggaggtggaggaggctgaggaaaaGAGCAAGGATGCATTTCGCTTCATCGACGGTGGTTCAGCGGGTCAATCGGAGGCAGCGACAGATCAACCAGTGGAAACCTGA
- the slc30a2 gene encoding zinc transporter 2 isoform X1 codes for MDNKENNSEKSQLVLEKNAKMYSLQLQSSSPELKDQCSTFSIKNGGVAGAMERPGGTHCHGPGALVREDRGDKHLAKKKLYMASAVCLVFMIGEVIGGYLAHSLAIMTDAAHLLTDFGSMMVSLFSLWISSRPPTKSMTFGWHRSEILGAFISVMSIWIVTGVLVYLAIQRIVHNDYEINGHVMLITSGCAVIVNIIMAYILHHSTTFSAQGTGYHQMDESGLSPVAHGHSHMLGSHDNASVRAAFVHVVGDLLQSVGVMVAALIIYFRPEYKVADPICTFLFSVFVLCTTVTILRDVFRILMEGSPKGIEFNSVKEVLLSVQKVKSIHCLRLWSLSVSQALVSVHLAIEEGADAQWVLQEATDLLNTKFGFYSVTIQVELYSEDMRHCCQCKDPSE; via the exons ATggacaataaagaaaacaattcGGAGAAATCTCAACTGGTCCTGGAGAAGAATGCAAAGATGTATTCTCTGCAGCTGCAAAG CTCCAGTCCAGAACTAAAAGACCAGTGTTCCACCTTCTCCATAAAAAATGGTGGTGTGGCCGGCGCCATGGAGCGACCGGGAGGCACCCACTGTCACGGTCCCGGAGCTTTGGTGCgtgaggacagaggggacaaGCATCTGGCCAAGAAGAAACTCTACATGGCTTCAGCCGTCTGCCTGGTCTTCATGATCGGTGAAGTCATCG GGGGCTACCTGGCCCACAGCCTGGCTATCATGACCGATGCAGCTCACCTGCTGACGGACTTTGGCAGCATGATGGTGAGCTTGTTCTCCCTGTGGATCTCCTCTAGGCCTCCCACCAAGTCCATGACGTTTGGCTGGCACAGATCAG AAATCCTGGGGGCGTTCATCTCCGTCATGTCCATCTGGATCGTCACGGGTGTTCTGGTCTATTTAGCCATCCAGAGGATCGTCCACAATGACTACGAAATCAACGGCCACGTGATGTTAATCACCTCCGGCTGCGCCGTCATCGTGAACATAAT CATGGCCTACATCCTCCATCACTCCACCACCTTCAGCGCCCAGGGCACTGGCTACCACCAGATGGACGAGAGCGGCCTGAGTCCCGTCGCTCACGGCCACTCCCACATGCTCGGTAGCCATGACAACGCCAGCGTGCGCGCCGCCTTCGTTCACGTGGTGGGAGACCTGCTGCAGAGCGTCGGCGTCATGGTCGCCGCGTTAATCATCTACTTCCGG CCAGAATATAAAGTGGCCGACCCCATCTGTACCTTCCTCTTCTCGGTCTTTGTCCTCTGCACCACCGTCACCATCCTCAGAGATGTTTTCCGGATCCTGATGGAAG gttcTCCTAAAGGAATAGAATTTAACTCGGTGAAGGAGGTGCTGCTCTCCGTCCAGAAGGTCAAGTCAATCCACTGTCTGCGTCTTTGGTCCCTGTCTGTGAGCCAGGCACTGGTCTCAGTGCACCTGGCTATAG AGGAGGGCGCCGATGCCCAGTGGGTGCTGCAGGAAGCTACCGATCTGCTCAACACCAAATTTGGGTTCTACAGTGTTACCATCCAAGTGGAGCTCTACTCGGAGGACATGAGGCACTGCTGCCAGTGCAAAGACCCCAGTGAGTGA